One Hypomesus transpacificus isolate Combined female chromosome 21, fHypTra1, whole genome shotgun sequence genomic window, ACCAGAAGTCTGCAAAGAGTATCAAAAAGCCTAGAAAGGCAGAAGTTAACTACCTCCCCCCTTACCCGGCAGGAGAGAATGAAGAAATTCAAGAACAAGAGAGGATTCAGCTACTCACTGAAGTAAGGAAAAGGGACAACAGCAAAGTGATAAAAGACAAAATGGGGAAAACATTTCCACACAGAAGAAATGAAATTGTCAACCAATCACCCAGCATTGAGGACATCAATGCCAGATGGCCTGCTCTATTTGAGGCATCTCAAGTGAGTTACAAATGCATGCTAATTATAAATATTCTTAATCCATTGTGAAGGACTGCAGTGGTGGTTTTAGCGTATTTGATACTTTTTtccaaatcatattttaagatcaAATTCCAGAACCACTATTACTTCTTTTcctgcttttaaaaacgttgtcaGAAGTATCATCTACATTAGTTTCTTTTAATTTTCAGATCCAGGATGAGTTTTACAGAATCACAATGGTGCATCTTGAGTCAAAGTTCATGGCCAAGCTGGATGAATACACTCCGAAGCTTTTGAATCTCTACCAAGCCAAGGGTGGAGCCATGGGGTTGAGGTTGCAGGCCATCCTACTCAAGGTATCCTTCAATTAGTTATGTTAGCTTATATTTGATTAAAGAAAGGGTTAGGAATGGGTTGGAATATCATTTGCATATTACTTAAATTTACAAGAAGCAACATGATTTGAGCAAAGGAGCGGCCGAGTGAACAACCATGTGAGCGGGGGGTGGGATATTCACACCGTTCAGCTCCGCTCATCAACTCTTGGATGTTTTTTTACCTTATTTGTCATTTCAGGCTCCAACCAATCCTAACACTAACGTGACGAGAGCTGTTGTCATCCGATGTTTGGTGGTGTACCTTGGGGAATCTTTAGATCATCTCCTTAAAGAGTATGATGTAAGTTGAAGTACATATTAAACTGTGATGGAGGTCGCTCTGTTTACCCTGTATAAACTGTATTTCTCACAATCATTCTTGGCAGGCTACTGATGTTTGCATATTTGCACTTCTACATTCATGTCTCTTTCTTATGGCTCCAAATGTTCATAGCTAAGGTTTTCTTTCTAAGAGCTATTCAAACAGCAGCCGAGAGCCACTTTTACAGAACTTATTCTAAAAtaagcagagcagcagagttaATCCAGTGCTTGGACGACTCTTGGCTTCGGGAATGATTTCACAGTGTAGAACGGCTGATGGGTGACCAGCCTGCCTTTGGGAATTTAGAATAAAATACTCATCAATACACAAGTGCCAGGGAGAAAAACATTGTAACAATGGATcgatataataaaataaaactaattTACAAATATGTTCTTGCTGTTTCAGGATGCTGATGGAGACAGTGTGTCACAGGACCTTGCTGTGCAAAGAATGACAATCTACACCATCAAGAGTAATGGATCAGAAGATCCAGACGATGTTGGTATCATAGTAGAGGGCCAGAAAGTTCTGACTGCTCTTGGTGACTTAACAAGGGCTTGCTCGATCCTCATTGGGTTGACCTATGCTGTAAATTTGGCCTATCCCAAAGAGCTCAAATATACATTTGAGGTCTTTCAGAAACTCCTCCTTGAGCTGGACTGTTCAAAGCTGTCCCCAAAAGTCAACAGCCTCAAAAACAAACTGCTAGCTTAAAGAGACTTGTGAGTGCTTCTTTAagctttattttatttattttatttaacaatGTGGTACTTTCAGTTAAGTCGCAAGACAGGCGCAAGCAGTATCCTGCTAGTTTTGGTGTTCTTGTTTTGTAGTGAAACACTTGTAGGTGAACCATGTCTTGTTCAGACATTTTCAACTTATTTCTGTTGAATtgattgattaaaaaaaaaaaaatcctgtttGAAATGACATTACTGACAATCTGTTGTGTGATTTT contains:
- the LOC124483313 gene encoding uncharacterized protein LOC124483313 isoform X3; the protein is MEEKLRVVIEDQIEKLLLPSGIPSTVEELQSVVKETFGIPVEFSLQYLDSEFKDFFTLHKSDQIKHKDTIKVVKAAPILLELHPVDHLDSSFGQQSTDCESRSDADSVVLSTESSFGSVSSQASTVILPKKSSTERCQPWPKQFPIPQFAYETEMCLERAAEDYQINGTSLNTSKVKADILEKMCETMYTYTAYPSGAQISDVADALCMKYPFLKESGSFSGIYGWQQSLKYKMANYRTKLRGFGVPEVMCNALKRKSPADQKSAKSIKKPRKAEVNYLPPYPAGENEEIQEQERIQLLTEVRKRDNSKVIKDKMGKTFPHRRNEIVNQSPSIEDINARWPALFEASQIQDEFYRITMVHLESKFMAKLDEYTPKLLNLYQAKGGAMGLRLQAILLKAPTNPNTNVTRAVVIRCLVVYLGESLDHLLKEYDDADGDSVSQDLAVQRMTIYTIKSNGSEDPDDVGIIVEGQKVLTALGDLTRACSILIGLTYAVNLAYPKELKYTFEVFQKLLLELDCSKLSPKVNSLKNKLLA